One genomic segment of Candidatus Zixiibacteriota bacterium includes these proteins:
- the pepF gene encoding oligoendopeptidase F — MMHRKMLGLLALMLLAAILLPARGIAQVKEAPTRDQIEDKYKWNLADFYPSDEAWEAGLTALKGRVNEITQYQGKLGESAEKLAACMMLNDTLGIVAHRLYVYANLKADEDNRVGKYQEMSERARMLYSDIGQVTAFIEPEILTIPEATLKSFLDNTSLAIYRFYLADILRRKAHIRSQEVEEVLALAAPVTAAPSRIFTMLDDADIKFPAIKDENGNEVQLTKGRYGQILESTNRDVRRAASNAYNETYLGYKNGLAATLSASVNGDVFYTKTRGYNSCLERGLDGDSIPVDVFHSLIKAASENLAPLHKYMRLRKEALGVDTLFGFDLSVPLVPQSKMTFTYEQAREYMLKGLQPLGKEYLANVQKALDSRWIDVYETQAKGSGAYTWGTYSVHPVMLLNFSGTLGDVFTLAHEMGHMMHNYYSYQHEPYIYAGHSLFTAEVASTCNEAIMIKYMLSKTKDRNEKLYLLNYYIDQIIGTFYTQIWFSEFELKIHEIVESGGALSADGLRKIYREVYQKYYGPDLFIPENRDLGGLRISHFYRQYYVYQYATSYAASQMLSRKILAGDKKAAAAYMEFIKTGSSDYPVNILKKAGVDMTTTEPFANTIKTFGELVDEFEKLLLEKK; from the coding sequence ATGATGCATCGCAAAATGCTCGGCTTGTTGGCGCTAATGCTTCTGGCGGCGATTCTCCTGCCCGCCCGCGGCATCGCCCAGGTAAAGGAAGCCCCAACCCGGGACCAGATCGAAGACAAATACAAATGGAATCTCGCCGATTTCTATCCCTCCGATGAGGCGTGGGAAGCCGGTTTGACGGCTTTGAAGGGACGCGTCAACGAGATCACCCAGTACCAGGGTAAACTGGGCGAATCGGCGGAAAAGTTGGCGGCCTGCATGATGCTGAACGATACTCTCGGCATCGTCGCGCACCGGCTGTACGTGTATGCCAATCTCAAAGCGGACGAAGACAACCGCGTCGGCAAGTATCAGGAGATGAGCGAGCGGGCCCGGATGCTTTACTCCGACATCGGGCAAGTGACCGCCTTCATCGAGCCGGAGATTCTGACGATCCCGGAGGCAACCCTCAAGAGCTTCCTCGACAACACGAGCTTGGCCATCTACCGTTTCTATCTGGCCGACATTCTCCGCCGCAAGGCGCATATCCGCTCGCAGGAAGTCGAAGAAGTCCTGGCGCTGGCTGCGCCGGTGACCGCCGCGCCGAGCCGGATCTTCACGATGCTCGATGACGCCGATATCAAGTTCCCCGCCATCAAGGATGAAAACGGCAACGAAGTGCAGTTGACGAAGGGGCGCTACGGTCAGATTCTCGAGTCGACCAATCGCGACGTGCGCCGGGCGGCGAGTAACGCGTACAACGAAACCTATTTGGGCTATAAAAACGGCCTGGCGGCAACGCTGTCGGCCTCGGTCAACGGCGATGTCTTCTACACCAAGACGCGCGGCTACAATTCGTGTCTGGAACGCGGCTTGGACGGCGATTCGATTCCGGTCGACGTGTTCCACAGTCTGATCAAGGCCGCCAGCGAGAACCTCGCGCCGTTGCACAAATATATGCGGCTGCGTAAGGAAGCACTCGGCGTCGATACGCTGTTTGGCTTCGACCTGTCGGTGCCGCTGGTGCCGCAGAGCAAGATGACCTTCACGTACGAGCAAGCGCGTGAGTATATGCTCAAGGGTTTGCAGCCGCTCGGGAAGGAATATCTGGCGAACGTGCAGAAGGCGCTCGATTCGCGCTGGATCGACGTTTACGAGACGCAGGCCAAGGGCAGCGGGGCTTACACCTGGGGCACCTACTCGGTGCATCCCGTGATGCTGCTCAACTTCTCCGGCACGCTCGGCGATGTATTCACGCTCGCCCACGAGATGGGGCACATGATGCACAACTACTATTCGTACCAGCACGAGCCGTACATTTATGCGGGACATTCGCTCTTCACGGCCGAGGTTGCCTCAACCTGCAATGAGGCAATCATGATCAAGTACATGCTGTCGAAGACCAAGGATCGGAACGAGAAGCTGTACTTGTTGAACTACTACATCGATCAGATCATCGGCACGTTCTACACGCAGATCTGGTTCTCGGAATTCGAGTTGAAGATTCACGAGATCGTCGAGTCGGGCGGCGCGCTGTCGGCAGACGGACTGCGCAAGATCTACCGCGAGGTCTATCAGAAATACTATGGCCCCGATTTGTTTATCCCGGAGAACCGCGACCTCGGCGGACTGCGCATCAGCCACTTCTATCGCCAGTACTACGTCTATCAGTACGCCACCAGCTATGCGGCTTCGCAGATGCTGTCGCGCAAGATTTTGGCGGGCGATAAGAAAGCGGCAGCGGCTTACATGGAATTTATCAAGACCGGTTCATCCGACTATCCGGTGAATATCCTCAAGAAAGCCGGTGTCGATATGACAACGACCGAGCCGTTTGCGAACACCATTAAGACTTTCGGTGAATTGGTCGACGAATTCGAGAAGCTGCTTCTTGAGAAGAAGTAG
- a CDS encoding polysaccharide biosynthesis protein: QYGITYIRFYRDQTEPEYQKRVTGTSIYVVVGIAAVVALALVLLQKPLAGLLFDTADSSHYIALAGLRYLLEMAFVVPFLYFQATEQPGKYVAISATRLALTLSLNILFLTMMDDKVAAVLWAQIVSAGVFVLSVGVAVFWRSVRRIHWPLAKEILKFTWSFSILGLFTFIIFSGDRFVINEYCGSGEVGIYSAGYRIAQILSVLIFSPVLRAWSPRIVDTLRSPEGPRQLAQLTTFTMVAYAACGVVFSVYARELVGIIVGPTYFACYTIVPILVLGHGFQGFGSLVDGGIYYSKKTYIKNWHALTTAVSIAFYFLLIPHFCKLGAAWASTLGFLFLAVLNWYLSIRVYPMKFELGKLARLTLLSIAVYLAAYGIESYEATHLALSSVALKLISPWLYLLTIGLVKLLLLPAFVGGVFALRILGAEDWQRLRRMADELLRKRPAKPEPTTTSDPEIGY, encoded by the coding sequence CAGTACGGCATCACCTATATCCGGTTCTACCGCGACCAAACCGAGCCCGAGTACCAGAAGCGCGTCACGGGGACGTCGATCTACGTCGTCGTCGGTATCGCGGCAGTCGTCGCGCTGGCGCTGGTCCTCCTGCAAAAGCCACTGGCCGGCCTGCTGTTCGACACTGCGGACTCGTCGCACTACATCGCGCTGGCCGGGCTGCGCTATTTGCTCGAAATGGCCTTCGTTGTACCATTCCTCTACTTTCAGGCGACCGAGCAACCCGGCAAATACGTTGCCATCTCGGCCACGCGCCTGGCCCTGACGCTCAGCCTGAACATTCTGTTCTTGACCATGATGGATGACAAAGTGGCGGCAGTGCTGTGGGCGCAGATCGTCAGCGCCGGTGTCTTTGTGCTCAGCGTAGGCGTCGCGGTCTTCTGGCGGTCGGTCCGCCGGATTCATTGGCCGCTGGCGAAGGAGATTCTCAAGTTCACCTGGTCGTTTTCGATCCTCGGTCTGTTCACCTTCATTATCTTCAGTGGCGACCGTTTTGTCATCAACGAGTATTGCGGGAGCGGGGAAGTCGGTATTTACTCCGCCGGTTACCGGATCGCGCAAATTCTCAGCGTCTTGATCTTCAGTCCGGTGTTACGTGCCTGGAGCCCACGCATCGTTGATACCCTGCGCTCTCCCGAAGGTCCGCGTCAATTGGCGCAATTGACGACGTTCACGATGGTGGCCTATGCCGCTTGCGGCGTCGTGTTCAGCGTCTATGCCCGCGAACTGGTCGGCATCATCGTTGGCCCAACTTACTTCGCCTGCTACACCATTGTGCCGATTCTGGTGCTCGGTCACGGTTTCCAAGGGTTCGGCAGTCTGGTCGATGGCGGCATCTACTATAGCAAGAAGACCTATATCAAGAACTGGCATGCGCTCACCACCGCCGTCAGCATCGCCTTCTACTTTCTGCTGATTCCGCACTTCTGCAAATTGGGCGCCGCTTGGGCATCAACCCTCGGCTTCCTGTTCCTGGCGGTGCTGAACTGGTACCTTTCGATTCGCGTCTACCCGATGAAATTCGAACTTGGCAAGCTCGCCCGGTTGACTCTGCTCAGTATCGCCGTCTATCTGGCGGCCTACGGCATCGAATCCTACGAGGCAACCCACTTGGCGCTGTCGAGTGTCGCGCTCAAACTGATTAGCCCGTGGCTCTACCTGTTAACCATCGGATTGGTCAAATTGCTGTTGTTGCCGGCGTTCGTTGGCGGAGTCTTTGCCCTGCGCATTCTTGGCGCGGAGGATTGGCAACGTCTTCGCCGCATGGCCGACGAACTTCTGCGCAAACGGCCGGCGAAACCGGAACCAACAACGACTTCCGACCCCGAAATCGGATACTGA
- a CDS encoding M56 family metallopeptidase, whose translation MNNLIVVLGWLASGDVIWPLVGLAVKCGFISVLALAVARLINSALPQIRNLVLRLGLLLTVVIPLTATAVALWQYWRPESSPILWQIVLPPVEVLGAAAIAGGTPVPTWSYWPLLPQAILAGGIGFALTRIIISIVMTRRLIRRALHNDSSALRSALERCARRIDVRSKVRAAFSSEIAIPFAAGLRNPTIILPDAARLWPVKELAMVVSHELLHLHRRDHLSVVLGSIAVAVNWYNPLVWLMRRQMLLEAERCCDDGVLGTGVNATDYANLLVSLARISAPPRAIVAFGSQILGAKQLEERIMSILQARARSLRNLTPLLRLTAVAICLLLLPLAAIQLVGADKPATTPAKSTAADSSDWPSPGEFVEVTDQPIKIKDVLPVYPDSARRVGLEGNVWVKALIDTSGSVVKAMVLKTSGHKCFDDSALDATRQTVWKPATLDGKPTPIWVSYEIRFKLGDKKKP comes from the coding sequence ATGAACAACCTCATCGTAGTCCTGGGATGGCTGGCGAGCGGCGATGTGATCTGGCCGCTGGTGGGTCTTGCTGTGAAATGCGGGTTCATCTCGGTGCTGGCACTGGCCGTTGCGCGACTGATCAATTCCGCGCTGCCGCAGATTCGCAATCTGGTTCTGCGGCTGGGACTCCTGCTGACCGTGGTCATCCCGCTGACTGCGACGGCCGTTGCGCTCTGGCAGTATTGGCGGCCGGAGTCATCACCGATTCTTTGGCAGATTGTCTTGCCGCCGGTCGAAGTGTTAGGCGCCGCCGCGATCGCTGGCGGGACACCAGTGCCGACGTGGTCCTATTGGCCGCTGCTTCCGCAGGCGATCCTGGCCGGGGGAATTGGGTTCGCATTGACGCGCATCATCATTAGCATCGTGATGACGCGCCGATTGATCCGTCGGGCGCTCCACAACGATTCGTCCGCCCTCCGGTCGGCGCTTGAACGCTGTGCGAGACGGATCGACGTGCGGAGCAAGGTTCGCGCGGCATTCTCCTCCGAGATCGCAATTCCCTTTGCCGCCGGATTGCGGAATCCAACGATCATCCTGCCCGACGCGGCACGGCTTTGGCCGGTGAAGGAACTGGCGATGGTGGTCAGCCATGAGTTGCTGCACCTCCATCGTCGCGACCATCTTTCGGTTGTGCTTGGGTCGATTGCCGTGGCCGTCAACTGGTACAATCCGCTCGTCTGGCTGATGCGCCGCCAAATGTTGCTGGAGGCCGAGCGCTGCTGCGACGACGGTGTACTCGGTACCGGCGTCAACGCGACCGACTACGCCAATCTGCTGGTCTCGCTAGCTCGCATCAGTGCGCCACCGCGTGCGATCGTGGCATTTGGCTCACAAATTCTGGGGGCAAAGCAATTGGAGGAACGAATCATGTCAATCTTACAGGCGCGCGCCCGGTCGCTTCGGAACCTGACGCCGCTGCTCCGACTGACCGCCGTCGCAATCTGCCTACTGCTGTTGCCGTTGGCAGCGATCCAGTTGGTCGGCGCCGACAAACCGGCTACCACTCCGGCAAAATCGACTGCGGCTGACAGCTCCGACTGGCCGTCGCCGGGTGAATTTGTCGAAGTCACAGACCAGCCGATCAAGATCAAGGACGTTCTGCCGGTATATCCCGATTCCGCCCGCAGAGTTGGTTTAGAGGGAAATGTCTGGGTCAAGGCGCTGATCGACACATCCGGATCGGTAGTCAAAGCCATGGTTCTGAAGACTTCAGGACACAAGTGCTTTGATGATTCGGCATTAGACGCAACCAGGCAGACAGTTTGGAAGCCGGCAACTCTTGACGGGAAACCGACGCCAATTTGGGTCTCATACGAGATCCGCTTCAAGCTCGGCGATAAGAAGAAGCCATAA
- a CDS encoding BlaI/MecI/CopY family transcriptional regulator, which produces MSKRLIQELSRRERQIMDVVYQRGEISAAEIQAAIPDPPGYSAVRALLTLLIKKGHLRHRKDGRRYLYSPVVSRERVKRTMLGRVVETFFGNSVENVVATLIDMSATRMTEDELKRLQRLINEHRREGGKK; this is translated from the coding sequence ATGTCGAAACGATTGATTCAGGAACTGAGCCGGCGCGAGCGACAGATCATGGATGTTGTCTATCAACGCGGGGAAATCTCGGCCGCCGAGATTCAGGCAGCGATACCTGATCCGCCAGGCTATTCGGCCGTGCGGGCGCTGCTTACGCTTCTGATCAAGAAGGGACATTTGCGCCACCGCAAGGACGGCCGGCGTTACTTGTACTCCCCGGTCGTCAGCCGCGAGCGCGTCAAGCGCACGATGCTCGGACGGGTTGTTGAGACGTTCTTCGGCAACTCAGTGGAGAATGTCGTGGCCACCTTGATCGACATGTCGGCGACACGGATGACGGAGGACGAACTGAAGCGACTGCAGCGCTTGATCAACGAGCATCGCCGCGAGGGCGGGAAGAAATGA
- a CDS encoding GYD domain-containing protein yields the protein MKTYVLMSRLRVQGPSLIELASRMREGDKVGRAWVDKAKELVPEARFVAHYALLGGYDFMDIYEAPDEHTAAKVAMIGSASGTFQVETWTAIPDHTLAEIAREMKEKERG from the coding sequence ATGAAGACCTATGTACTTATGAGCCGGCTTCGCGTCCAGGGACCCAGCCTGATCGAATTGGCCTCCCGGATGCGCGAAGGCGACAAGGTCGGGCGCGCCTGGGTCGATAAGGCCAAGGAGTTAGTACCGGAAGCGCGCTTCGTCGCACATTACGCTCTCCTCGGCGGCTACGATTTCATGGACATTTACGAAGCGCCGGATGAACACACGGCGGCCAAAGTTGCCATGATCGGCAGTGCATCGGGAACGTTCCAGGTCGAGACCTGGACCGCGATCCCCGATCACACTCTGGCGGAAATCGCCCGCGAGATGAAGGAGAAAGAACGAGGCTGA